In a genomic window of Chrysemys picta bellii isolate R12L10 chromosome 1, ASM1138683v2, whole genome shotgun sequence:
- the LOC101943071 gene encoding olfactory receptor 52M1-like, producing MSKSNTTNFTNPSIFILVGIPGLEAAHVWISIPFSIMYAIAILGNFSILFIVKMEQSLHKPMYYFLCMLAITDLVLSTSTLPKMLSIFWLNSREIEFSACLTQMYFLHCFLVTESGIFVAMAFDRYVAICDPLRHSIILTNSMVAKIGLGMVLRGGMLVLPFIFMARQWPYCRTNIIPHSYCEHMAVVKLACTEIHVSNYYSLSVVFCSLGLDQFFIAVSYTQILRAIFSLPTKDARLKTFGTCGSHLCAILAFYIPCLFSVLTYRFGKNMALHFHVLIASVYLLIPPMINPIIYGVRTKQIRDRLLRLFTHKVT from the coding sequence ATGTCAAAGTCCAACACAAccaacttcaccaacccctctATCTTCATCCTggtgggcattcctggcctggaggcggCTCACGtatggatctccatccccttcagcATCATGTATgccatagccatcttggggaacttcagcATTCTCTTCATTGTGAAGATGGAGCAGAGCCTCCATaagcccatgtactatttcctctgtaTGCTGGCCATCACCGACCTGGTTCTGTCCACATCCACTCTGccaaaaatgctgagcatcttctggctCAATTCCAGAGAGATCGagttcagtgcctgcctcacccagatgtacttcctTCACTGCTTCTTAGTAACTGAGTCTGGGATCttcgtggccatggcttttgatcgctatgtggccatctgtgatcccctgagacattcaaTCATCCTGACAAACTCCATGGTGGCCAAGATCGGCCTGGGCATGGTGCTGCGTGGCGGCATGCTCGTGCTCCCCTTTATTTTCATGGCAaggcagtggccatattgcagaacaaACATCATACCCCACTCATACTGCGAGCACATGgccgtggtgaagctggcctgcacCGAAATCCATGTCAGTAATTACTACAGCCTCTCTGTGGTATTCTGTTCATTAGGTTTGGATCAGTTTTTTATTGCTGTGTCctatacccagatcctcagggccatctttagcctccccacaaaggatgcccgtctcaagacttttgggacctgcggcTCCCACCTATGTGCCATCTTAGCCTTCTACATCCCATGTCTCTTCTCCGTCCTCACGTACAGGTTTGGCAAGAATATGGCCCTGCATTTCCACGTTCTCATTGCCAGCGTTTACCTTCTGATTCCCCCCATGATAAACCCCATTATCTacggggtgaggaccaaacagatccgggacagACTGCTCCGGCTCTTTACTCATAAAGTGACCTAa